The Sciurus carolinensis chromosome X, mSciCar1.2, whole genome shotgun sequence DNA segment TCAGCCTAGGAGACCTGGGGAGATCATGGGCTCCACTTGAATTCAGACCAAGGGTCTCATCCTAGCCCTATCACTATCCTGCTTTCCTGTCAGAGTCCCCAGCCAGTCACCTGCAGGCCTTCATCCGCCCAGTGAGGCTGATAAGACCTCTCCAGTAGGACTCTTGGGACATGGGTCCAGTATGGAAAGCACCTGGCCTGGAAGGGAACGGTAGTGAGTGGCAGAGAGGTGTTGTTTCTAACAGTCCTTGATCCCAGCTCTACCACTCTGGGGCATTGTTGGCATTGTGTGTCAGCAGACACATGGGAATTTATGCAACTCAATTCAATGTGGAGTAACCCCATCAGCCAACACTGAAGCTCCGTGACTGCAATCGAGAAAAGATTTCCTCCAGGAGAACATATTGCTAAATGTGGTGGGGAGGAGTCTCTACCACAGAGAAACTCCTAGGATTTGATTCAAGGActcactccttccctcccagaTTCTGATCCATCCAAACCACTCTTTCCATTCATTTCATCACCATGCAACCTCCAGTGCTTTCTTACAATTGCCCACATTACACTGGCACCCTAATAACACACCATTGTACTGGAGTCAGCTCTGGCTCTCCCAGCCAAGCACAGGAGGTCCTGACCAGGGACTTCGAGGCCGCACTTCTTGGGACATTCGGTCTCATCTCTCTGCAGGTCCTGGCAGTTGACGGTAACAGAGCACCAAGCTCTGGCGCCGTGTTCAACCGCACAGCACACCTGCCCCAGGTGGACATTGCTCTCGGCTTCATTCACCATCGAAAGGAACCACTCAGAGTAGTCTTCCATTCTCTCAGCCCTAAGACACATCATCTAAAGTCTGGTCCTGGCCACCATGCAGTGTCACTGAAGTCCAGTCCCACAGAAGGCATAGTAGTTTTCCCAAGCCCCAAACTCCAAACTCCTTGATTGGATTAGGACATTGGCACTCGGCTGCTCCACACTGGAGCCCCTCTCCTCACCCTCCTTCACTTGTTCTTTAGGTCTCTGGGGACATCCCCCCATCTTCCTGACATGGTTGCTGTAGCTCAACTCAACATTCAATGACAGGATCCGGTGTGGCTAAGCCTAGAGTCGGAGTATTCCCAATGCTAACACCAGGCTTTCAGAGCAGAGGTGCAGGAACGTTTCAGGAATCAATGAGACGCTGTGTGGAGGGCCTTTTTATTAGCTCATCGTTTCTCCTCCATTCTCCAATACACAGCAAATCCAGTGCACACCAAGTCCCCTTAATGTTACAGGGAGGACAGGTAATAAGGGAAGGCAAGCATTAACCTTTCATTTTGCtgtcatttattctttcctttttatggcttCGTTCACACATCCAAGGAATTATCCATTCCACTCCCATGTGATCTTTGTTCAgctcacaaaaaataaagaaagaatgagttgccaaataatagaacaaaaagcaaaactgtgAAGCCTGAAACTGTGTTAACAGCAATGAATGGATGAGTATGGTCTTCAAGACATTCCATTCTGAAGCAAATGATACTTTCAATTAATAggaacatttgaaaaattctatAGGAAGCAGTTCACCTTCCAAGTCACACAAATACAGAAGCATCAAAATGTTAGACGGCAAGATCCCCTCCACTACTTAGGTGACTTCTCTCTTCCAAGCCAGGGTGAAAACTGGGTCTCATCTCACATGGGGGAGCGGGAGCTTTTGGATGTAGCCCTGCCATATCTCCTGGACCTGGCCCGTCCCCTGCCCCTTCTGGTGGCCCTGGCTACTTTTGGCACTTGGgccccctcttcctcttctctcataGCCTTTTCATACAGGGAAGGGTAGGACCGAGGGTCACTCCCATGGACCCGGGCCCAGTACTGCAGGACTTTCATCTTGCTTGTTTCAGCACGGGCCCTTGGACCCCACAGGAACTCATAGCAAGCAGGATCACTGCCTGGCACCTGGCGATACTCCAGGTACTGTTCCTGCACCAAATCTTCAGTGATGAATTTCCTAGGCTCCCCATAGATGAAGTGTTCCCTCCCAGCATACACCCCCATCACACTCagcatttcccagacttctttctCACAAGCACGGTCACCCACCATGAAGATGATGCACAGGATGATTACCAGGAGGCCCGTCTTGGGCATGCTCTGGTCATCGCCCAGCACCCCATCATAGGTGAGGCCCAAAGCATTGACGATGGCATAGGAGTGGCCAGAGTGTTTCACTTCCTTTACGTCAACACCAAAGACCAGCTGCATGCACTCAGAGGCTACTCTGAAGATCACAGGGAAGTCATCCTGGTAGTTTTTGAAGACGCTGCTCAGCATTTCTGCCTTGGTGGTCAGCTCCTTCATTTGATACTTGAGGAGCAGGAACTGCACCAAGTCAGCCATCTTCTCATCCAGTGGGTCTCCCAACAGGGACTCACGGTCTTCTAGGTTCTTCCAGGGGAATGGACCCTCCTCTTCTTGGCTGCTGGAGACTTCGGTGAATGGGATGCATGGAGTGGGGGCCACGGCAACAGAGAGGGTGGAGGAACTCTGAGTCACCTGTGTAGAATACAGTGGCTCGGGAGAAGGCACCTCCCTAAGGGTATGTGTGGAACTGGAGGAGATGCCGGCAGAGCAGGCCCCCTCCTCCTCAGGCCTGGGAACCTGCACACCAACCAGACTCCGGGCCTCCCTTTGTGCCTTAGGACCTCCTTCTTCCTTGTGGTGCTTGCGTTTCTGACGACGCTGCGGCATGCCTTCCCTTGGGAACAGTAGGCAAGAGGGTGGGCAGGAGATGAGTCCTGGGGGGGAGAGGGATTCAGTGAACAATGGCCCATTACAAGCCATCTGTTTGGGCGGTGATCTAGGGCTATTCAGGCTCCTGTCCTCCTGGAGGACCTGACTCCATGAGAAAGTGAGACCGCTTCTCAGGGTAAAGCCAGCCGGCAGAGCACAAGGCTGCAGGGCTGACCTAGGCCCTGGGGAACTGGGAACTGTGGGGTACCCTCTGTTCTGCTGAGAGTTGGGCCCTTGGTAGACTCCCTGCACTGTCTGGGCCTCATCTGCTCTGTGAGCTGAGTGAAGACTGACCATAACAGGAGGGGCTGATCGGTGTCTATGGAGCCCTTGTGGATCTGGGTTGGATGGCCCTCTTGTGGTCACTCTGTGCCCTCAAAATTGCATGGGAAAATCCTGGACTCAAGCTCTCTGTTGGCCTGAGGCAGACTCTGAACAAATGCCCACTTCTCTGAGACAGAAAAGAGGCAGTGTGTCACAACTGCCCAAAGGTGACGGCACTAGCTAGCTAAATTCATTGAGGCCCGTGTGTCCTGGCATGGAGAACCTGGATCAGTCCTATCCTTAAGGACCATCAGGGTGTGAGAATGTCTCTCTCTCCAATGACCTGGGGCCACCTCCGATAAACAAAATCCAATCTCTGTGAGACTCTGGAAAAGGGAGTGATGGGAAGGGGAAGCCCATGGAGCTAGGGACCTGGTTCTTCCCATGGCTGAAAGAAAGGTCAGGTGGAGGCTGGAGTCTTGTGTATTCATGTGTACACATTCCCTCTGTCTTCACCTTGACTCCTGGCTGATGTGAGTCCAGCCTCCTCTCACCAAGCCTTCACCTCCCTGAGACCAATGACACACGCAGAAGAGAGGGACCCTGACAGAACTGCCTGGGCTTCCTGGGTTGACAGGAGACACAGGGCAGATTTTTGAGGGATGCCTGTCTGCTCTGTGCTCGGGGTTCCCGTGCTCCTCCATCGGGGTCCTCATATTAACCTTTGGGAGAACCTGGCACCCCTGTCTGTGATAACAAGATGTGATTCCCTGTGCTCATCTGAACCCACGCTTTCCCAGTCACCACCCTCAACTCCCTGAGAGACCCAGACCTCTCAGGAGAAGTGAGCGGATGCCACATCCCATCACCTCTTTTATAGGCTCTCCAGGGTTGGGAGCCAAGCCTAGGTTCTGTGGAGTCTGGGACCTGGGTTGGGGGTTCTAGTTCTGTAGTTGAATTCATCTTGCTCCTGCCCATGCCTGCTCTTCCTT contains these protein-coding regions:
- the LOC124971686 gene encoding melanoma-associated antigen 4-like, which encodes MPQRRQKRKHHKEEGGPKAQREARSLVGVQVPRPEEEGACSAGISSSSTHTLREVPSPEPLYSTQVTQSSSTLSVAVAPTPCIPFTEVSSSQEEEGPFPWKNLEDRESLLGDPLDEKMADLVQFLLLKYQMKELTTKAEMLSSVFKNYQDDFPVIFRVASECMQLVFGVDVKEVKHSGHSYAIVNALGLTYDGVLGDDQSMPKTGLLVIILCIIFMVGDRACEKEVWEMLSVMGVYAGREHFIYGEPRKFITEDLVQEQYLEYRQVPGSDPACYEFLWGPRARAETSKMKVLQYWARVHGSDPRSYPSLYEKAMREEEEGAQVPKVARATRRGRGRARSRRYGRATSKSSRSPM